In Geminocystis sp. NIES-3709, a single genomic region encodes these proteins:
- a CDS encoding DUF922 domain-containing Zn-dependent protease: MKIFFRKSAEKSHVQMINKKSISLLLLILITVFFTIILNLIVQAKPLINITTNYYSVTGKTVQEIANNLYNNSPVVFQGKKYHAYTSWNVKWNFYWQKYSNYCQITSVKTSVDVKYTLPKLISYSGLSSPIKKKWDSYYKALINHEEGHKNFGVNSAQNIEKAILNMDKKNTCPELKKSANNIAHNIIKKYVDREKEYDRITHYGVKQGAIFP, encoded by the coding sequence ATGAAAATCTTTTTTAGAAAATCTGCTGAAAAAAGTCATGTACAAATGATTAACAAAAAATCTATTTCTTTATTATTATTAATTTTAATAACAGTATTTTTTACTATTATTTTAAACTTAATTGTTCAGGCAAAGCCATTAATTAATATTACTACTAACTATTATAGTGTCACAGGAAAAACTGTTCAAGAAATAGCTAACAACTTATATAATAACAGTCCTGTTGTTTTTCAAGGAAAAAAATATCATGCTTATACATCATGGAATGTAAAATGGAATTTTTACTGGCAAAAATATAGTAATTATTGTCAAATCACTTCCGTTAAAACATCTGTAGATGTTAAATATACTTTACCGAAACTAATTAGTTATTCTGGCTTATCTTCCCCGATTAAAAAAAAATGGGATAGTTACTATAAAGCCTTAATTAATCATGAAGAAGGACATAAAAATTTTGGAGTGAATTCAGCTCAAAATATTGAAAAAGCTATTCTTAATATGGATAAAAAAAATACTTGTCCCGAATTAAAAAAATCCGCTAATAATATTGCTCATAACATTATAAAAAAATATGTCGATCGAGAAAAAGAATATGATAGAATAACCCATTACGGTGTGAAACAAGGGGCGATTTTCCCTTAA
- a CDS encoding ATP-binding protein — protein sequence MISPPQKLPKSRKISLRLVLIIPFVLQIMGAVGLVGYLSFRSGESAVNKLANQLMNQTGNRIHDHLDNYLQNKQQAVAINYKAVQRGSLNIKDIETVRSHLWQQINLSTTLSATGFANEKGENIMYFSPRENQKEDTFILREIALPDIRTTNIYQVDNYGKKYKLLETKTNGPDMRSTPWYLTVKQKKKQTWGPIFIDKATSNLVINTLFPIYDNQKNLQGVFHSGVRLGTISTFLNELKFSPSGQTFIIEQEGNLIATSTLEIPYFKDDSGKLTLLNVTKSQNPQTRAIGLELQKQYPDLTQIKIPVFLTVNFEDDLLFVHIQPYQDEYGLNWLLVKMIPRSDFMSEIDANTKTTILLCLLTLVIATGLGIITSNFIIKPVKGLSHASIAIARGELNQEVKIKGITELETLADSFNAMASQLKSSFETLEQRVVERTAELAIAKEKAEVANQAKSTFIANMSHELRSPLNAVIGFSQVMMRTKNLPSEQYENAGIIHRSGEYLLNLINNILDFSKIEAGKTTLNKTDCDLYCLLDDLEDMLHLKAVNQGLELRFHRTNDIPRYINTDSIKLRQVLLNLLGNALKFTQEGEVVLTINAQENKNTENYTLSFTIRDTGVGIAQDDLGKLFEAFSQTQSGQQAQEGTGLGLVISRQYIQLMGGDITVESELGKGTTFKFFIQVQLGKETNINNIETKHILALAPNQPTYKLLVVDDKEINRQLLIKLLAPLGFKIKEANDGKNAIEIWEAWQPHLIFMDMRMPVMDGYEATKYIKSHVKGSATAIVALTASVLEEEKAILLSAGCDDFLRKPFRENTIFETLTKHLGVKYIYDEMTVQNQKNLTIAKMNELPLLTSQKFYIMPKNWIIKLSEALMEADTEQVMNLIKEIPQTEAIFTQELTKLVRQFQFEQILDLIEPIINK from the coding sequence ATGATTAGCCCCCCACAAAAATTGCCAAAATCCCGAAAAATTTCCCTCAGATTGGTGTTAATTATTCCTTTTGTCTTGCAAATTATGGGTGCAGTGGGTTTAGTTGGTTATCTATCTTTTCGCAGTGGAGAATCTGCTGTCAATAAATTAGCTAATCAGTTAATGAATCAGACAGGTAATCGCATACATGATCATCTTGATAATTATTTACAAAATAAACAACAGGCAGTGGCGATTAATTATAAAGCTGTTCAACGAGGTAGCCTTAATATTAAAGATATTGAGACAGTTCGATCGCACCTTTGGCAACAAATTAATTTATCGACTACCCTATCAGCCACAGGATTTGCAAATGAAAAAGGGGAAAATATTATGTATTTTTCACCTAGAGAAAATCAAAAAGAAGATACCTTTATCTTAAGGGAAATTGCTCTACCAGATATTAGAACAACCAACATTTATCAGGTTGACAATTATGGTAAAAAATATAAATTATTGGAAACTAAAACTAATGGTCCTGATATGCGATCGACACCATGGTATCTTACCGTAAAACAGAAGAAAAAACAAACTTGGGGACCAATTTTTATCGATAAAGCAACATCAAATTTAGTGATTAATACTTTATTTCCCATCTATGATAATCAGAAAAATTTGCAAGGTGTTTTTCATAGTGGGGTAAGGTTAGGCACAATTAGCACATTTTTAAATGAGTTAAAATTCTCTCCTTCAGGACAAACATTTATTATTGAACAAGAAGGGAATTTGATTGCAACGTCCACCTTAGAAATTCCCTATTTTAAAGATGATAGTGGAAAATTAACTCTGTTAAATGTCACTAAAAGTCAAAACCCCCAAACAAGAGCCATTGGCTTAGAATTACAAAAACAATATCCTGATTTAACTCAAATTAAAATCCCAGTTTTTTTGACGGTTAACTTTGAGGATGATTTATTATTTGTTCATATTCAACCTTATCAAGATGAATATGGCTTAAATTGGCTTCTGGTGAAAATGATTCCTCGATCAGATTTTATGTCGGAAATTGATGCTAATACCAAAACGACAATTTTACTTTGTCTATTAACTTTAGTCATTGCCACTGGATTAGGCATTATCACCTCAAATTTTATTATTAAACCAGTTAAGGGATTAAGTCATGCCAGTATTGCGATCGCACGAGGTGAATTAAATCAGGAAGTAAAAATTAAAGGTATTACAGAATTAGAAACTTTAGCAGATTCTTTTAATGCTATGGCAAGTCAGTTAAAAAGTTCTTTTGAAACTTTAGAACAACGAGTAGTTGAACGTACTGCCGAATTAGCTATAGCTAAAGAAAAAGCCGAAGTGGCTAACCAAGCTAAAAGCACCTTTATTGCGAATATGAGTCATGAATTACGATCGCCCTTAAATGCAGTCATTGGTTTTTCTCAGGTGATGATGCGTACCAAAAATTTACCCTCAGAGCAATACGAAAATGCTGGTATTATTCATCGTAGCGGTGAGTATTTGTTGAACTTAATCAACAATATTCTTGATTTTTCAAAGATAGAGGCAGGAAAAACAACTCTCAATAAGACTGACTGCGATTTATACTGCTTATTAGATGATTTAGAAGATATGTTGCACTTAAAGGCGGTTAATCAAGGATTAGAGTTAAGGTTTCATCGAACTAATGATATACCCCGTTATATTAATACCGATAGCATCAAATTGCGTCAAGTTTTACTAAATTTATTAGGTAATGCCTTGAAATTCACTCAAGAAGGAGAAGTCGTTTTAACCATTAATGCCCAAGAAAATAAAAATACAGAAAACTATACATTAAGTTTCACCATTCGTGATACAGGAGTAGGTATTGCCCAAGATGATTTAGGTAAATTATTTGAGGCTTTTAGTCAAACACAATCAGGGCAACAAGCCCAAGAAGGTACTGGTTTAGGATTAGTTATCAGTCGCCAATATATACAGCTAATGGGGGGAGATATTACCGTAGAAAGTGAATTAGGAAAGGGTACAACCTTTAAATTTTTTATTCAAGTACAATTAGGCAAAGAAACTAATATTAACAATATTGAGACTAAACATATTTTAGCCCTTGCTCCGAACCAACCGACTTATAAACTTTTGGTGGTAGATGATAAAGAGATTAATCGTCAATTATTAATTAAACTTCTCGCACCTTTAGGATTTAAAATCAAAGAAGCTAATGACGGTAAAAATGCGATCGAAATATGGGAAGCATGGCAACCCCACTTAATATTTATGGATATGAGAATGCCCGTCATGGATGGTTATGAAGCCACGAAATATATAAAATCTCATGTTAAAGGTAGTGCCACCGCTATCGTTGCCTTAACCGCTAGTGTCTTAGAAGAAGAAAAAGCCATTCTCCTATCAGCCGGTTGTGATGATTTTCTCCGTAAACCTTTTAGAGAAAATACCATTTTTGAAACGTTAACTAAACATTTAGGAGTTAAATATATTTATGACGAAATGACAGTACAAAATCAAAAAAATCTAACTATTGCAAAGATGAATGAATTGCCCTTATTAACATCACAAAAATTCTACATAATGCCAAAAAACTGGATAATAAAATTATCAGAAGCCCTCATGGAAGCCGACACAGAACAAGTAATGAATTTAATTAAAGAAATTCCTCAAACCGAAGCAATTTTTACCCAAGAATTAACTAAATTAGTCCGTCAATTTCAATTCGAGCAAATTCTTGATTTAATAGAACCAATTATCAATAAATAA
- a CDS encoding transposase, whose product MKIKSKATNSNCNLAIYILFLLSEPKYVSCVRLSKILNNLSHDSVNRFLITQQYEPQDLFDQVKEFIILKGGTLSVDDMVIDKLYSNHLKSELIDYYWSGKHHKTVKGINLITLYYTDVNDISVPINYRIINKQEGKTKHEYFLEMLGEIKQWGLFPNIITGDSWYGKKETLKFFKDKEQSFLFAIQSNRQVSQKNKKFVRVKDLEIPEEGLLVYLKEFGIVKVFKKMFKNEYRYYAIWLSNSEELNEINRETFNSIHDKHWGIEQYHRALKQLCNIERFQVRKTEGIKTHIFSSIVGFIQLELARFNSEIINWYDLKRNMFNEIIRSFIMNHLPA is encoded by the coding sequence ATGAAAATTAAATCAAAAGCAACAAATTCTAATTGTAATTTAGCTATTTATATTCTTTTTTTACTTTCAGAACCTAAATATGTCAGTTGCGTAAGATTATCTAAAATTTTGAATAATTTATCTCATGATTCTGTCAATCGATTTTTAATTACACAACAATATGAACCTCAAGATTTATTTGACCAAGTAAAAGAATTTATTATTTTAAAAGGAGGAACATTAAGTGTTGATGATATGGTAATTGATAAACTATACAGTAATCATCTAAAATCAGAATTAATTGATTACTATTGGTCTGGAAAACATCATAAAACCGTAAAAGGAATTAATTTAATTACTTTATATTATACAGATGTAAATGACATTTCAGTACCGATAAATTATCGAATTATTAATAAGCAAGAAGGAAAAACAAAACACGAATATTTTTTAGAAATGTTAGGGGAAATAAAGCAATGGGGGTTATTTCCAAACATCATAACAGGAGACAGTTGGTATGGTAAGAAAGAAACCTTAAAGTTCTTTAAAGACAAAGAACAGAGCTTTTTATTTGCTATCCAATCTAATCGTCAAGTTTCCCAGAAAAATAAAAAATTTGTCAGGGTAAAAGACTTAGAAATTCCTGAAGAAGGTTTATTAGTTTATTTAAAAGAATTTGGCATAGTTAAAGTATTTAAAAAGATGTTCAAAAACGAATATCGTTATTATGCTATATGGTTATCAAATTCTGAAGAATTAAATGAAATAAATAGGGAAACTTTTAACTCAATTCATGACAAACATTGGGGAATAGAACAATATCATAGAGCCTTAAAACAACTATGCAATATTGAAAGATTTCAAGTTAGGAAAACCGAGGGAATCAAAACCCATATATTTAGTTCAATTGTCGGTTTTATCCAATTAGAATTAGCACGATTTAATTCAGAAATAATAAATTGGTATGACCTGAAAAGAAATATGTTTAATGAAATAATTCGTTCTTTTATTATGAATCATTTACCTGCATAA
- the htpG gene encoding molecular chaperone HtpG, giving the protein MTTVLEKGNISIHTENIFPIIKKSLYTDHEIFLRELISNSVDAISKAKMASLAGEITNDLPEAEITVTIDKDNKNLSITDNGIGMTVEEIKKYINQVAFSSAEDFITKYGKSANDLIGHFGLGFYSAFMVAKQVEIDTLSYREGATAVHWSCDGSPEFQLTESSRTTPGTTITLTIMDEETEYLEESRIKNLIKKYSDFVPVAIKMGDEQVNRQKALWKESPQNLTDEDYLEFYRYLYPFQEDPLLWVHLNTDYPFLLNGILYFPKLRPDVDVSKGQIKLFCNQVFVSDHCEEIIPEFLMPLRGVIDSPDIPLNVSRSALTNHRTVRRIADFISKKIGDRLKSLYNDDKAKYISSWEDVGTFVKYGALRDEKFKKQVEDLIIYRTTYQADKVEEKPKVEVDSGDDAWKDVTPDNNQPYTTLNEYLERNKEKHEKRVFYCNNAQTQSTYVDLYKNQGIEVLFMDSFIDTNYFIPFLEREYTDVKFSRVDSELDSSLVEEDKANEIVDANSNKTRAEVIKEIFEKAINKPKVNVKTQSLKAETQEETPPAMVLLPEAMRRFQEMTAMMQQREMKFPEEHMLVINTAHPLIENIYQLNKGAIIQGSGESPTQEMVNLMCQYVYDLALMAQRAFDAEGMTAFVERSNKVLTKLTKR; this is encoded by the coding sequence ATGACTACCGTATTAGAAAAGGGTAATATTTCTATCCATACTGAGAATATATTTCCCATTATCAAGAAATCCCTTTATACAGATCACGAAATCTTTTTAAGAGAATTAATATCTAACTCCGTTGACGCTATTTCTAAGGCAAAAATGGCATCATTGGCAGGAGAAATTACTAACGATTTACCCGAAGCAGAAATTACTGTCACCATTGATAAAGACAACAAAAACCTTTCCATCACCGATAACGGTATCGGCATGACAGTGGAAGAAATCAAAAAATATATTAACCAAGTCGCCTTTTCTAGTGCTGAAGACTTTATTACTAAATACGGTAAAAGTGCCAATGATTTAATTGGGCATTTTGGCTTAGGCTTCTATTCCGCCTTTATGGTGGCAAAGCAAGTAGAAATCGACACCTTATCATACCGTGAAGGTGCAACTGCTGTCCACTGGTCTTGTGATGGTTCACCCGAATTTCAGTTAACAGAATCATCTCGCACTACCCCCGGCACAACTATCACCCTTACCATCATGGATGAGGAAACGGAATATTTAGAGGAATCTCGTATTAAAAACCTGATCAAAAAATATTCTGATTTTGTACCAGTCGCCATTAAAATGGGCGATGAGCAAGTTAACCGTCAAAAAGCCTTATGGAAAGAATCCCCTCAAAATCTTACTGATGAGGATTATTTGGAATTTTACCGCTATTTATATCCTTTCCAAGAAGATCCTTTATTATGGGTACATCTCAATACTGATTATCCTTTTTTACTCAACGGTATCTTATATTTCCCTAAATTAAGACCCGATGTTGATGTTTCTAAAGGGCAAATTAAGTTATTCTGTAACCAAGTATTTGTAAGTGATCATTGTGAAGAGATTATCCCTGAATTTTTAATGCCATTAAGAGGTGTTATCGATAGTCCTGATATTCCTTTGAACGTTTCTCGTAGTGCTTTGACTAACCATCGCACTGTCAGACGCATTGCCGACTTTATCAGTAAAAAAATCGGCGATCGACTCAAATCCTTATACAATGACGATAAGGCAAAATATATCAGCAGTTGGGAAGATGTTGGCACATTTGTTAAATATGGTGCATTGAGAGACGAGAAATTTAAGAAACAAGTAGAAGATTTAATTATTTATCGCACCACCTATCAAGCTGATAAAGTTGAAGAAAAACCCAAAGTTGAAGTTGACTCTGGGGATGATGCTTGGAAGGATGTTACCCCTGATAATAACCAACCTTATACCACTTTAAACGAATACTTAGAGCGTAACAAGGAAAAACACGAAAAACGAGTATTCTACTGCAATAACGCTCAAACTCAAAGCACTTACGTTGACTTATACAAAAATCAGGGTATTGAGGTGTTATTCATGGATTCTTTCATTGACACTAACTACTTTATCCCCTTCCTTGAGAGAGAATATACTGATGTGAAATTCTCAAGGGTTGACTCGGAGTTAGACTCTAGTTTGGTGGAAGAAGACAAAGCCAACGAAATTGTTGACGCTAACAGTAATAAAACTCGTGCAGAAGTAATTAAAGAAATTTTCGAGAAGGCAATTAATAAGCCTAAAGTTAACGTTAAAACTCAATCCCTAAAAGCGGAAACCCAAGAAGAAACACCACCAGCGATGGTATTGTTACCTGAAGCCATGCGCCGTTTCCAAGAAATGACGGCAATGATGCAACAACGGGAGATGAAATTTCCTGAAGAGCATATGTTAGTAATCAACACTGCTCATCCTTTGATTGAAAATATCTATCAACTTAATAAGGGTGCAATTATCCAAGGTAGTGGTGAATCACCCACTCAGGAAATGGTTAACCTCATGTGTCAATATGTCTATGACTTAGCTTTAATGGCACAACGGGCATTCGATGCAGAAGGAATGACGGCATTTGTAGAACGATCGAACAAAGTGTTAACAAAACTAACCAAGCGCTAA
- a CDS encoding pentapeptide repeat-containing protein, whose translation MTNLTNSFYRFSVNCLFLLINPISGKDCMISTRFLTIIWRVFCVFLLLILSIALILLTPQPVNAEILNFTYAELEGADFSHRDLTGSVFAASNMRNVSFRDSNLTNSIMTEGVLLNADLRGVNFTGALIDRVTFDLSDLRDAIFVDAIATRTRFYDTNIEGADFSDAVIDRYQINLMCKRATGINSVTGVATRDSLGCRE comes from the coding sequence ATGACCAATTTAACTAATTCATTTTACCGTTTTAGTGTTAATTGTCTTTTTTTACTCATCAATCCTATTTCGGGAAAAGATTGTATGATTTCTACTCGATTTTTAACGATAATTTGGCGTGTATTTTGTGTCTTTTTGCTTTTGATTTTAAGTATTGCCTTAATATTGTTAACACCTCAACCCGTCAATGCAGAAATTCTTAATTTTACTTATGCCGAATTAGAGGGAGCAGATTTTTCCCATCGAGACTTGACAGGTTCGGTGTTTGCGGCTTCTAATATGCGTAATGTGTCTTTTCGTGATTCTAATTTGACTAATAGTATCATGACGGAAGGAGTTTTACTTAATGCAGATTTGCGAGGAGTTAACTTTACTGGGGCTTTAATCGATCGTGTTACTTTTGACTTATCCGATTTACGAGATGCTATTTTCGTTGATGCTATTGCTACTCGTACCCGATTTTATGATACTAACATAGAAGGTGCAGACTTTTCCGATGCCGTAATCGATCGTTATCAAATAAATTTGATGTGTAAAAGGGCAACAGGTATAAATTCCGTTACGGGAGTTGCCACCAGAGATAGTTTAGGATGTAGAGAATGA
- a CDS encoding transaldolase — protein sequence MTNLLEQLKQYTIVVADTGEIQAIENFTPRDTTTNPSLITAAAQMPEYQSIVDDTLKQARQELGDDADTNTVVKLAIDWLAVAFGKQILNIVPGRVSTEVDARLSYDTEGTIEKAHYLISQYEKAGIGKERILIKIASTWEGIKAAEILEKEGIHCNLTLLFGFHQAVACAEAGVTLISPFVGRILDWYKKTTGKDYTGGEDPGVQSVTEIYNYYKKFGYKTEVMGASFRNISEIIELTGCDLLTISPKLLEQLSNTEGELPRKLCPQTALTLDIEQITVDKATFDKMHSEDKMASEKLEEGIIGFTKALETLEQLLTSRLARLEGDETLAHAVGDIFHVYDLDGDGFISREEWAGADAVFDALDINHDGKITPEEMASGLGAVLYVAKAS from the coding sequence ATGACTAATTTACTAGAACAATTAAAACAATACACGATCGTAGTAGCAGATACTGGAGAAATCCAAGCCATTGAAAACTTTACTCCCAGAGACACCACCACTAATCCTTCTCTTATCACGGCAGCAGCACAAATGCCTGAGTATCAAAGCATTGTCGATGATACCTTAAAACAAGCTAGACAGGAGTTAGGAGACGACGCAGATACGAATACCGTAGTTAAACTGGCGATAGATTGGTTAGCAGTTGCTTTTGGGAAACAAATTTTAAATATTGTACCGGGTAGGGTTTCTACAGAAGTTGATGCTCGTTTATCCTATGATACAGAAGGTACGATCGAAAAAGCTCATTATCTAATTTCCCAATACGAAAAAGCTGGAATTGGAAAAGAGCGTATTCTGATCAAAATTGCGTCCACATGGGAAGGCATCAAAGCTGCCGAAATTCTTGAAAAAGAAGGTATCCACTGCAATTTAACTCTCTTATTCGGTTTTCATCAGGCGGTAGCTTGTGCGGAAGCTGGAGTTACTCTTATTTCTCCTTTTGTGGGTAGAATTTTAGATTGGTATAAGAAAACCACTGGGAAAGATTATACAGGAGGGGAAGATCCGGGAGTACAATCTGTTACTGAAATTTATAACTATTACAAAAAATTCGGTTATAAAACTGAAGTTATGGGAGCAAGTTTTCGCAATATTAGCGAAATTATTGAGCTGACAGGTTGTGATTTGTTGACAATTTCCCCGAAACTGCTAGAACAATTAAGCAATACTGAAGGAGAGTTACCCCGTAAATTATGCCCACAAACAGCTTTAACTCTGGATATTGAGCAAATAACAGTAGATAAAGCCACTTTCGACAAAATGCACTCGGAAGATAAAATGGCTTCGGAAAAACTAGAAGAAGGTATTATTGGTTTTACTAAAGCACTAGAAACCCTTGAGCAACTTTTAACGAGTCGTTTAGCTAGATTAGAAGGTGATGAAACTTTAGCCCATGCTGTAGGTGATATTTTTCATGTGTATGATTTAGATGGAGATGGTTTCATTAGTCGTGAAGAATGGGCAGGTGCTGATGCCGTATTCGACGCCCTTGATATTAACCATGATGGTAAAATTACTCCTGAAGAAATGGCTTCTGGTTTAGGTGCAGTTCTTTATGTCGCCAAAGCTAGTTAA
- a CDS encoding IS630 family transposase (programmed frameshift): protein MRPYSLDLRQKIIHAREKQQCSIRQLAKNFGVAKSFVQKIIKQYQETGDLKPRHSGGRPPKINPEQTVVLLEIINENNDATLWELAELFEKKTGLKLSTSTIDRISRKFDDTGQKKTLYATEKHSERVQQKRSEYWDKVREINEEDLIFVDESGSNLAMLRLYGRAKKGYRVRGEKPQKRGGNVSIVTAISLKEVVASRNIYGSVDGLTFEAFVIRDLVPKLWVGACVVMDNAKIHLGETIRKEIEKVGASLVYLSPYSPDFSPIENFWSKVKNQIRKLKPRNYHDLVEAIGKAMEQVTQLDMHNWFTHCCYCTSSF, encoded by the exons ATGCGTCCCTACTCTTTGGATTTAAGACAAAAGATTATTCATGCTCGTGAAAAGCAACAATGCTCCATTCGTCAATTAGCTAAGAATTTTGGTGTGGCAAAAAGTTTTGTACAAAAGATAATCAAGCAGTATCAAGAAACTGGGGATCTCAAACCTCGTCATTCAGGGGGAAGACCCCCCAAAATAAATCCTGAACAAACGGTTGTCCTGTTAGAAATTATCAACGAAAATAATGATGCTACTCTCTGGGAATTAGCCGAGTTATTTGAGAAAAAAACTGGACTTAAACTCAGTACATCGACTATTGACAGAATCAGTCGTAAATTTGACGATACTG GTCAAAAAAAAACACTGTATGCCACAGAAAAACATAGTGAGAGAGTTCAACAAAAAAGATCTGAATATTGGGATAAAGTGAGAGAAATTAATGAAGAGGACTTAATTTTTGTGGACGAATCGGGAAGTAATTTAGCAATGCTTCGCCTTTATGGTAGGGCAAAAAAAGGGTACAGAGTCAGAGGAGAAAAACCCCAGAAAAGAGGGGGTAATGTTTCTATAGTGACGGCAATATCCTTAAAGGAAGTAGTAGCATCAAGAAATATTTATGGTTCTGTAGATGGATTAACTTTTGAAGCTTTTGTGATCAGAGATTTAGTGCCCAAATTATGGGTGGGAGCTTGTGTAGTTATGGATAATGCAAAAATTCATTTAGGAGAAACAATTAGAAAGGAAATAGAGAAAGTGGGGGCATCATTGGTGTATTTATCACCCTATTCCCCAGATTTTTCACCCATTGAAAATTTTTGGTCGAAAGTCAAAAATCAGATCAGAAAACTAAAACCGAGAAATTATCATGATCTAGTAGAGGCGATTGGAAAAGCCATGGAGCAAGTAACACAGTTAGATATGCACAATTGGTTCACCCATTGCTGTTACTGTACCTCATCATTCTGA
- a CDS encoding diguanylate cyclase domain-containing protein, translating into MMSEPTKGNILLIDDLPENLQLLGDLLIKLGYTVRSVTSGRMALKTLQVKQPDVILLDIKMPEMDGYQICQVIKTQENLQDIPIIFISALDDTFDKVKAFQCGGVDYITKPFQIEEVVARVENQLTIQRQKNVLQEEIRKRQETEEILYQSRALLSSVLNSALDGVAALQAVRESQTGVIKDFRCLVVNPIMARVFRRNNDDLVGKLVLKKFLSRFNPLLFDRFVSIVETGKPLFEDVNYPVGQPSWYHFVAVKLGDGFAITVRDITERKKMELKLQEANKKLQLMANSDGLTQIANRRRFNDYLAQEWQRNKRQNQPLTLILIDIDCFKLYNDHYGHQKGDECLIQVAQAITKALYRHGDLVARYGGEEFAVILPNTNIEGGFKVAESLRNAIDSLAIPHQTSRITQHLTISLGLACVIPTAQNSLEDLISQADNALYTAKKEGRNRVISDSIK; encoded by the coding sequence ATGATGAGTGAGCCAACGAAAGGTAATATTTTACTAATAGATGATTTACCAGAAAATTTACAACTACTCGGCGATTTACTGATAAAACTTGGCTATACAGTTCGTAGTGTGACCAGTGGTAGAATGGCACTCAAAACCCTTCAAGTCAAACAACCTGATGTCATTCTCTTGGATATTAAAATGCCAGAAATGGACGGTTATCAAATTTGTCAGGTAATTAAAACTCAGGAAAATTTACAAGATATTCCCATTATTTTTATCAGTGCTTTAGATGATACCTTCGACAAAGTTAAGGCATTTCAATGTGGCGGTGTCGATTATATTACTAAACCTTTTCAAATTGAAGAAGTTGTCGCACGAGTCGAAAATCAACTTACTATTCAAAGACAAAAAAATGTTTTACAAGAAGAAATTAGAAAACGACAGGAAACAGAAGAAATACTTTATCAATCGAGGGCATTACTTTCTAGTGTCTTAAATTCAGCATTAGATGGTGTGGCGGCATTACAAGCTGTCAGAGAATCGCAAACAGGAGTAATTAAAGATTTTCGGTGTTTAGTTGTTAATCCTATTATGGCTAGAGTTTTTCGACGTAATAATGATGATTTAGTCGGGAAATTAGTGCTAAAAAAATTTCTTTCCCGTTTTAACCCCCTTCTGTTCGATCGATTTGTGAGTATAGTAGAAACAGGAAAACCATTATTTGAAGATGTTAATTATCCTGTGGGGCAACCTTCTTGGTATCACTTTGTTGCCGTAAAATTGGGTGATGGTTTTGCCATTACTGTACGAGACATTACAGAGCGAAAGAAGATGGAATTAAAACTACAAGAAGCCAATAAAAAGTTGCAGTTGATGGCTAATTCCGATGGCTTAACCCAAATTGCTAATCGACGACGCTTCAATGACTATTTAGCCCAAGAATGGCAACGAAATAAACGACAAAATCAACCCTTAACTCTTATTTTGATTGATATTGACTGTTTTAAACTTTATAATGATCATTATGGACATCAAAAAGGTGATGAGTGTTTAATTCAAGTCGCTCAGGCTATTACTAAAGCCCTGTATCGACACGGAGACTTAGTCGCTCGTTATGGCGGTGAAGAATTTGCCGTTATTTTACCCAATACTAACATCGAAGGAGGGTTTAAGGTGGCAGAGTCTTTGAGAAATGCCATTGATTCTCTTGCTATTCCCCATCAAACTTCTCGTATTACTCAGCATCTTACTATAAGTTTAGGATTAGCTTGTGTTATTCCTACAGCACAAAACAGTTTAGAAGATTTAATTAGTCAAGCGGATAATGCCCTTTATACGGCGAAAAAAGAAGGACGAAATCGAGTAATATCAGATTCGATTAAATAA